A stretch of the Helicoverpa zea isolate HzStark_Cry1AcR chromosome 29, ilHelZeax1.1, whole genome shotgun sequence genome encodes the following:
- the LOC124644022 gene encoding uncharacterized protein LOC124644022 → MERIMTRKATARLEEAKLEQTLVELNKYKDLCGVLQRVQDDNEKEVLNILSNNSKLKSEMAELHCQLVNITEERDKLQHIVDQFDRCSDEFDTTLKHNAELKCRFSEAQDTIIRMESTSQKLQTEQTNALFVDLAGYNRTPNSSNLCFVPDCTNSERLRVPIYIKQQILMDYKLYVSPNARVWEEHASVYNWELLTEYQFTTQLAQTHIVEMLDLLRKKTVKIIG, encoded by the exons ATGGAAAGAATAATGACCAGGAAAGCCACTGCACGTTTGGAGGAAGCTAAACTTGAACAAACACTAGTGGAACTTAATAAATATAAGGATTTGTGTGGGGTTCTACAGAGGGTACAGGATGACAATGAGAAggaagtacttaatattttaagcaATAATAGTAAACTAAAGAGTGAGATGGCAGAACTGCACTGTCAATTAGTAAACATCACAGAAGAACGGGATAAGCTCCAACACATTGTTGACCAGTTTGACCGGTGCAGCGATGAGTTTGACACAACTCTCAAACACAACGCTGAACTGAAGTGTAG GTTCAGTGAGGCCCAGGACACTATTATTAGGATGGAGAGTACCAGCCAGAAACTTCAAACAGAGCAAACCAATGCACTGTTTGTTGATCTAGCAGGTTACAATCGAACTCCAAATTCATCTAACCTTTGTTTTGTTCCCGATTGTACAAACTCGGAACGTCTAAGAGTTCCTATTTACATTAAGCAACAAATATTAATGGACTACAAATTGTATGTCTCACCTAATGCCCGAGTATGGGAAGAACATGCAAGTGTATATAATTGGGAACTGTTGACTGAATATCAGTTTACAACGCAGCTTGCTCAAACTCATATAGTAGAAATGCtagatttattaagaaaaaaaacagtaaaaattatTGGTTGA